TGGCGACCAGACGCGGTTTTAGAGACTCGCCCTACACCAAGGAGGATGTCGTTGATTTATAAGTGTTCTAGTTATATGCTCAACATTCCCTTACATCGACCCCTAGTCCTTCACCCAACCTGCCACAGTTTCACGTGATAGATAGTAAGGTTGATGATAACGTTAAGTGATGATGAGATGGTGGAGACAGAAGGATAGATGAAAACAAGGTTGCAACTTATCGTACTGAACCATTAATTTATGTGCAATGCCGCGTGTGTGTTGTTTTGATTTGGCAATTTAGAATGAACgtgatttatttattgatataATCAGGGTTTACTTTTATCCAAATTAacctttgcatatttttaaaaatgttttgtgtactatattttatatttttatgtatttaaatgatttaagtGCCAATTATATACAGAACTtatctacatatatttttagcgTGTGCTATACAACAATTTCAATGAAACTAACGAAGATAACGCAATGAATATGATACACTATACATATTATGTAATTCGATTGCGTGTATAAGAACTATTTTAATGGcctaaacataaacaaatctgaatgaaatataatattttttataactGCTTCCACATACAAACTATATGCTTTattatttccccttttttggTTACCTTGCCTATTCATATAGTTATAGTATTTAAGCGACAATCCGTTTTCAAATTTTAGAGCGCGTCATGTCGCCAGaaacaaatgcatttattttgaaaccgAGCGAACACCAACGATCTTATTGATTATTTTCTAAAAGTTAACAATATACGCTAAGAAAGtaggcgaaaacaaaaccgaTATAAAATTACTAAGCCAGTAAACGacagaaaaccgaaaactacTGAAACCTAATACCCATTATCGCAAAAcgattaatttaaattttgaagaTCTAGTAGTTTGCACCAACGACAAAGGAAATGTTAAGAGgcgtttaaactttaaaccaGCCCACCACCGACCACACACTTCGAGTTCTGAGTGTATCCCGTTCTAATTCAAATTCAAGTCCCCGAAacgaaataagaaaaacttAACGTGTTCATTAAAGttaagcaattaaaacttCATTGTAATctattgaaattcaaattaaacgGTAACGATATTGGACAGccgtgttatttatttttaaatttaaagggGTGGGCGCCCCAATGGCAGCATGGGAGTTTTTCTAGTATTAGTATACTGAATGGTGGGCGACCGGCAGTCacaaaaaataccaaaaacacTGTTACCATTACAATTTATGATATCGATACCGGCATTGCCTGCTATCGAAAAAGTGTTCATCTCCAACTCGCGTCGGCAGCGAATTGTTTTTCTGCATTTCGGAAAATAAAcgttaaaataatataaaaaccgGATCCAGACCAATCGTTAGCACACTGCGATTGCCAAGATGGTGAAACTAACGCCGGAGCTGATAAATCAGTCGATGCAATACATAAACCCATGCCGGGAGCGCGAGCTGGATTTGCGCGGCTACAAGATTCCACAGATCGAGAACCTGGGCGCCACTCTGGACCAGTTCGACACCATCGATCTGTCCGACAACGATTTGCGCAAGCTGGACAACCTGCCGCATCTCCCGCGCCTTAAGTGCCTACTGCTGAACAACAACCGCATCCTGCGCATCAGCGAGGGACTTGAGGAGGCGGTGCCCAACCTGGGCTCCATCATTCTTACCGGGAACAACCTGCAGGAGCTGAGCGACTTAGAGCCCCTAGCCGGATTCACTAAGCTGGACACCATCTGCCTGCTCATCAACCCGGTATCCACGAAGCCCAACTACCGCGAGTACATGGCCTACAAGTTCCCGCAGCTGCGTCTGCTCGACTTCAGAAAGATCAAGCAGAAGGACCGCCAGGCGGCGCAAGAGTTCTTTCGCACCAAGCAGGGCAAGGACATGCTTAAGGAGATCAGTCGTAAGTCCAAGATGAGCTCCGCAGCCAACATAGCTGCAGAGGCGGGGAATGGCAAGGGAAGGGGAGCGGAAGGCGGACGACTGGCCAATCCGGAGGATATGCAGCGCATCCGCGAGGCCATCAAGCGGGCCAGCTCGCTGGCAGAGGTGGAGCGTCTATCGCAGATCCTGCAAAGTGGTCAGCTGCCGGATAAGTTTCAGCACGAGAAGGAGGCGGTGGCGCAAAACGGGGCGGGGCACAACGGTTCGGGGGCCGTGGCCATGGATTACTAGGATTAGAATCCCCCGATTAACTGTCAGCTACCTTATAACCGTAGaccaatattttgtaataaaaagccaaaagttgATTCATTGCATTCTGCATTTCGAAAACTCAAATACACATGGAAACTTCTGTTCTCAACTAGGATCGCAGGCCGAAAGATCTTTCACGGAAAGATTGGGACAATCGGCCACATCAGAAATGCATTTACATGAACGTAATTGGCTAAAAGTTTAACAATCTACAGCAAGTACAAAGGGGACAAAACGAGAGGAGCTGCTGTGTTATGTGGAGAGCGGCGTGGTGCGGACCTGGCTCCTGTAATCTGGTATTGCTTGGGAGTGTTGTTAAGATCCTTTCGCCGCCATTATGGCATCGTAGTGCAGGCCCGTATAGAAGATTATCCACGTCACCAGGAATCCGGCAAACGACGTCATGAAACCTTCCTTGATCAGCTCCCAAACTCCTCCGTAGGCGTCCTCGTCCACGTTTTGAAAGTTGATGGCGTACAGGTAGACGATCCCGCAGCTGATGCCGGCGAATCTGGGGGCACATTGGATGGATCAAGTGGAGTGACTCCGGCTATTTATAGGTTATAGGTGGCTACTCACAGTACAAGTCCAAGAAAGCCCTTTAGCGGAACAATGCCCCAGATGACGCCCAGAAAGATGCCGAACACCTGACGAGACCAGTAAATAACGTCTAGGAACTCCTCCTGCGGGAGAATTGGATTAGCATGCAAGATTTAGCGCCGGGAACTTTGCTCACCTTGTCCTCCCACTCCGATTTTGTGATGGCGCGCGCGCAAATTTCCCGCAGTGTGGAGGTTTTGGCCGAGTGGCCGTTGCGCTCGATGGTACTCGTTTTCGTGGCCATAACTTAATTCAGATCTGACCCAAATctctttaaattattttgttaattaattttttcactATCAAATGACTAACGCGTTTTGGCGTAATGAAAACCCCAAGCGCCAGCGTTTTCGATAACAAAATACTGAGCCTATACCACTTTAGTGTTGTTaggcttatttatttaatggtgACAACCCTGCAACCAGCTGATTGATTATGTGAATTACGTATTTTCATAAGTACTGGTTGGTGTTCGATAAATAATGCTGAAAATAACAAAGATCTGGTTGGCCCCCTTCGCCACAACTACAGGTAAGCAATACCCTTTGTTACAAGCCCTTTATAATTCATAAGCTGTTTGTACTTACACAGCGCAACGAAGCATTGCTCTTACGGCCACCCGTGCCATAGATCAGAAATGGCGTGCATCCAAAGGATTGCCGGAAAACCCAAATGCCTTTGGCCCACTCACCAATATGCCCGACTACACTTACTTAGATGGCAGGCCCACCCCGCTGGGTGTAAGTAATTCCCCGAAACGCCTCAAACATCAGCCTAATCATTaattgttttcccattttttagGCCAACCAGAAAAGACGCTTGCTTAAGCAGCAGGAGATAGCGACCAGGATCGTGGAGCTAAGTGGAGAGCTTGAGTTTGCCAAGCAGCGACATGAACGCCTTAAGGAGAAGGCCGAGTCCGAGAAACAGCGCCTCATCCGAAGCAAACTGAAGCCGAAGGGCCATTTGCTGCTCAAGAAATAGCGCCCTAATCTTAGCCAGTATAAGCTATCATAAGTCACTTAGTGAATTGAGACGAAATTATACGATGGTCTTTTTATGTGGACACATGTTTGCCCAAAACACGTTTCAAAAACGTTCCCAAACAGCAAGCGTGGCGCAGTCGATGGTTCATTAGACGCGCCGATAATGAGCTTTTAATTGCAGCTGTGCGACACGCCTGCCGCATCTTAATTGTGTTAAAAGGCCAGTGACGCACTCGCCGGAGTAGCGTGTCCTGGCATTTAGGCGAGATGAAAGCGCTGCCCGCTTTTCCGAGCGCTCCAAGAGCAGCTCTTCAGGAGGGAGTGAGCTGCCATTCACACATTAGCTGCTAATAAGAGGCTTACGCTCGCGCATTCGAGTATCTCTTCAAACTATTACTGTCAACAAGGAAGTCGCCGGCTCTCTTATTGTTTATTGGTATGGGGTTGCCCAAGGCCAGTTACAAGCAGAATCTCTTCCGGCCTGCGCAATTTGCTCCAGACCGCGGTGGAGCAGCCTGGAGAGATTAACAAATTGATCGTGTTGGCGAATCCAACCAAGCATGACAAATATTATCCCTACTGTTTGCCTTTCTCGGTAAATATGTACCATTGTTTAAcagccaaatatttgcacaccTTGCCAGTCCGGCTCCCTTGTTTCTCCAAGTGTTTGACTTTTCGGTTAGGATATCAAGAATTTTGCACGGCCAGCAATGTTTGTTTACGATTTGGTTGATCTGCTGCCCATAAAGCCCATCATAAAACCCACAGGAACGTGCTCCACTTTGGTATGATTTTTACAGAGCCCGTTGAACCTATTTAATAGCAATAACTGTATGATATCATTCTGGATTTATATTATTACTGAAAGCATTCGACTTGGCTGCTCTCACACttcccgaaaaacagaaacaaatcAGAAGATCCACTGATCCCCTAGGTGGCAGACATAAAATTTCCATAGCCCTTTGTTAATAGTAACTCGCACCAGGGTAAAATCGGTAAAAGTGAATTAAATAAGCGGACAATGTGCCACTgtaaatacacaaatattgCAGGGTGCAAATTTAGCTGTTTACGTTCGCACATTCGGCTAACAAAGAAATCAAGTCGAAGGAAATTTTCTAAGCAGCTGAGTCTCCACTTGGAGACGACATGATGTGCAGAAGTTGGTCGCACTTCTTGCGGAAATTAGCCGAGGCGTATGAAATTTTGCACCGTCTTTCACGTTTCCGGTGCGACTAAAATAACCAGGCCTCCTCCGGAGCTTTCAATCAATCAAGCAGAAGTCACTGCGCTTGTCTCCGATGCAACCAAtcgtgcgtatacgtaatgcgaTCTAAATTCAACTGGATGTTTATGTTTCCTTTATCGCGGGCAAATCTCACAcctttctgttgttgttgacgACGGTTCGGgtgtgcaaaaatatttaccccCATTGGGAGGCATGAAAAACCGCGAAGTTGTGGAAAACAACTGAATTTTGTTATTGCCCCGCGGCAGCcagcaatttatatttatataattgtataaatttataaaattagcGGGTTTATATTTACAGCCGAATCTTTTCGAAACAGTCGGCGATAATGAAGCGCAAATTAGTCTGGGTCGCAACTTATGTTCATTCCTCAATTTCGTCTAACTATGGGTTACAGATGACTATCTGGCTTCTGATTCATCACTTCTTCGAATGCAGGCCTCGAAAACGGAAGTCATGCCCCTTTTTGAAGTCTGTTTCATACTCAAAGCGCATTCCGCTGTCGTGTGGAGTTTGTTTGTTAGATGCTTTGCTTTACTTCTAGAAAATCGCGGTGTTTAGCACTTCCTGAGTCAGCCGGCCACATTTTCACGACAAATTGATTAGGCGCCGCATGAGCCACTGCGGTTAGATATTTATAAAGGCTGATCCGTATTTTTAGACGCCGGCCCATTTGCGTGTCTATGCTGATTtatgataaaataataaaatcaccGAGTTTCGTTACAACGATATTCGAGGTCTGGATTTAGATTTAGCGTGTGACCACACAAAAATTACCACCCGGCGACCACAGCGCCTGGTACacatattactcatacgctCAGTGCGCCGCGAACCTTTCAAGCCGCAAGCCGAGTGCCAAAAGCTAAAGCCCTAATTACTTTCGTCCGATCGCACACCGACGTCAGAGCGCTCAGCATCAAAATCTAgattattcaatttaattgatcCAAATCGAAACCAAATAGTCGCAGACAATGGCAGAATTCCGGGGGACCGTATCTTTCCGCATTGTAAAAACTTTTCCGAACCAAACTGGATCCCCGCTAAGCGAAACAGTGCACCCGGCAATTAGAGCCTTTGTCTTTGGCCAATCCCATGGAGATGAGACCGGGTTCAAGTCACAGACACCGCGCATGctcaaaacaaaacccaaGCCGTCAACCAAAGAGAGTTTGGCTACATTCGCAAACGCAAAAATATCGCTGCGTTTCCTTCGGACTTGCGTCACAGCCGGAGCATCGGCTCGGCccgaaaacaaattttcacatttggGTGCGAATGTGTTGGCCGGTGCGTATATAAGGAAAGGGTTCTTCACACCAAAGCATACAGAACTCGCCAGACGTTCAAAGCATTCGGAGCAGCCAGAAAGAAATCAAAGGATAATCCACAACAGCCCAACCAGGATTTACCAAATCATAACTAGTTTAAACCGAACCAATCCCAGCACAATGGATCTTAAGGTAAGCATCATTAAGCACGGTCCCAATGGGAATTTAGCTCACCCATCCCTCCATCTTCTCCTCAGCAATTGTACTCGTGGATCTGCCTGCTgatcagcatcatcatctgCAAAGTGGCAGAGGCCAAGCCCACCTACTACGACGTGGATAGCTACGAGAACTACGACACCGATCGCTATGACAGCTACGGGGGCTCCTCGTACGCCCTGACCTATGGGAAACCGCTCACAGACAACCGCCTGAAGAAGCTGAGTGCGGGCTACTACTACGTGGACGATGGGTACATCGCCCCGGTGGCCTCCAATGCCGGCTACACTCGCCGCGAGGGCGCCTCCCCCTCCGATAGTGACTCCTTGCCCCACAATGTCAAGTTCACTCCCATCGTGCGCGTCCGCCAGACCAAGACCAAGCGCAAGAAGCTTTTCGTGCCCAACTTCTTCGGCTAGAGGGGCTTTTACTTGTTCTCCTCCTGCCGGGATTGAGACTACAGACTGAGGATGATAGCATAGGCTTTAGCATTAGCATTAGTCGCGTGGCTCCCACACCAAAAAGTACCTTATACCTACATGTACGTTTACCTATTTTATACTTGGTCACATGTTTGgccaaattatatttatatacgcAAAGCtcctaaataaaaatattgaaatgttgAAAACATATATTCTCTGAATATATACTTCTGCGGTTGCCAACTAACTACCTTTCAAAACGAATATGAGCcgtgaaatgaaaattacattttatttttagaacacATCACGACACACAAGTCGAGACTTAAAATTTCTTCAAaatataaagttttattagtcCGCCAACAAGCGTACCCACTTTTGTATGAAAAGACTCGTAAAGAATTTTATGAACCGTAAAGTGTATATACTATATCTAGTTTGGCAAATTGGTGCTAATTGGCCCCTTAGGAGATTTCATTAACTCAAAATAACATTGTTGCTATGACGATGACgtataataaactttttctGATGATGTGATcgttcaaaataaaaaatatgtaaaccgaaaatatatttgttccCCTTGGGAATTCGAATTGTGTCGTTGAATAACAAATTGTGCAATAAATTGTAAAAGAATtcaaatttgttaattatttagCACATATCTAGCCCTAAAATCTAAATTATACTTAactcaataaaaaatgaatattgagagaaattatattaaattaaattaaattatatattttgacaAAGCACAATTTAAGATGCAGGTaaaagaaagcgtttccgaccctataaagtGTATTTAATATTGTTCAGGATACCCGCAGCGCAGGTTTGTTGCCATGCCCAGTGTAACGTTCACAACCCActccacgcccacaattttggaatttatatttgattttttcccaCAATCGTCGAGATCctacaaattggaaaaatctatacattattttcatattattatttttgttaccgtttgcacttccacttgctgagtaacgagtatctgatagtcggggaacccgaaTAAAGCGTTCGGTCTTGTTTTTACTTACATAGATGATACacttataataaacataaatatgtaaaatatttagtcTCTATTGCCTCCAAAATCGGAATTTTTTAGATCAAAGCGGCGAAAATCCAATTACTTTTAAACACATAAAATGCCCCTTGAAAGTTTCCCCGCAGTGCAAagaatattgttttttatttcctatGAAAAACAATCCcgaaaacatatttaaatccTACCGTTGATCTTTAAACGGCTTTGTGTTTGACTTGTTAACGATTAATAGTTAAACCATTCCCTCCAGGAATCTTGGCGGTATAACGTCAAAAAATTACCGACAATCAATCAGTGCTGCAAAGCATGGTACATTAATCGATAACTACATTGCGAGTCATCGATCTATCGATATAACAGCTGTCGTCATTTCTGAAAGAAGAAGAGAGATTAGCAAATTTACAAAGAAACCAGGAGAAAACCAGCGTCGCCAAGATGAGCTTCATGCAACCGAGTCCCGTTAAGTACGCGTGCTCCTGCGGCATACTAAACCCGATCAACAAACTCTTCTTCTGCCGCCACTGCCCCAAACTGCGTTGTGGCTTCTGCGTGACGCATGAGATCGAGTCGCACTTCTGCTCCAACTGCCTGGAAAACATTCCATCCACAGAGGCGCGCCACAAAAAGAACTGCTGTGCGAACTGCTTTGACTGTCCTTGCTGCCAGCACACCCTATCCGCCAGAGCCT
This genomic stretch from Drosophila teissieri strain GT53w chromosome 2L, Prin_Dtei_1.1, whole genome shotgun sequence harbors:
- the LOC122618908 gene encoding probable U2 small nuclear ribonucleoprotein A' — its product is MVKLTPELINQSMQYINPCRERELDLRGYKIPQIENLGATLDQFDTIDLSDNDLRKLDNLPHLPRLKCLLLNNNRILRISEGLEEAVPNLGSIILTGNNLQELSDLEPLAGFTKLDTICLLINPVSTKPNYREYMAYKFPQLRLLDFRKIKQKDRQAAQEFFRTKQGKDMLKEISRKSKMSSAANIAAEAGNGKGRGAEGGRLANPEDMQRIREAIKRASSLAEVERLSQILQSGQLPDKFQHEKEAVAQNGAGHNGSGAVAMDY
- the LOC122618919 gene encoding respirasome Complex Assembly Factor 1; its protein translation is MATKTSTIERNGHSAKTSTLREICARAITKSEWEDKEEFLDVIYWSRQVFGIFLGVIWGIVPLKGFLGLVLFAGISCGIVYLYAINFQNVDEDAYGGVWELIKEGFMTSFAGFLVTWIIFYTGLHYDAIMAAKGS
- the LOC122618929 gene encoding 39S ribosomal protein L52, mitochondrial; this encodes MLKITKIWLAPFATTTAQRSIALTATRAIDQKWRASKGLPENPNAFGPLTNMPDYTYLDGRPTPLGANQKRRLLKQQEIATRIVELSGELEFAKQRHERLKEKAESEKQRLIRSKLKPKGHLLLKK
- the LOC122626455 gene encoding uncharacterized protein LOC122626455, whose product is MDLKQLYSWICLLISIIICKVAEAKPTYYDVDSYENYDTDRYDSYGGSSYALTYGKPLTDNRLKKLSAGYYYVDDGYIAPVASNAGYTRREGASPSDSDSLPHNVKFTPIVRVRQTKTKRKKLFVPNFFG